The following are encoded together in the Penaeus chinensis breed Huanghai No. 1 chromosome 20, ASM1920278v2, whole genome shotgun sequence genome:
- the LOC125036004 gene encoding putative ATPase N2B, whose protein sequence is MLVVRRLAYSPCSARCLATVAQEVTSKIAEGPLATYESRVESKQLIFDPYQKNIVEELQRCYEEVGPYTPPPPPGLLRKFLGWQSKVIPPKGVYIWGKVGTGKTMLMDLLYECAPGDKKKRVHFNKFMVDVHKRIHLEKKKTKKIHAPDQARYFEPDGTYTIRHRPDDPIPPVARSIADEAWLLCFDEFQVTDIGDAMVLKRLFTELFNTGIIVVATSNRHPDDLYKNGLQRSHFLPFIPILKSHCEVINLDSGIDYRTTNLPDSQKVFFVKSECDADAEIKLLFKIMISEETDIVRPRTLTYSGRNVTFEKTCGGVLNSTFEELCNRPLGAEDYIQICHVFHTIFIQDIPVLNQRSKGQARRFITLIDTLYDYKVRIVCTSDVPHTQIFRGDEGHSEFVDKESLSLMDDLGLKEKNAMTKTISIFTGEEEMFAFERTVSRLTQMMTKSYWQEYYSEMR, encoded by the exons ATGCTGGTTGTCCGGAGACTTGCATACAGCCCCTGTTCGGCCCGATGCCTGGCAACGGTTGCACAGGAGGTGACATCCAAGATTGCCGAGGGTCCCTTGGCCACGTACGAGAGCAGAGTAGAAAGCAAACAACTAATATTCGATCCTTACCAAAAAAATATTGTAGAGGAGTTGCAGAGATGTTATGAAGAA gTTGGCCCctatacaccaccaccacctcctggaCTTCTTAGAAAGTTCCTCGGATGGCAGAGCAAGGTGATTCCTCCGAAAGGGGTGTACATCTGGGGGAAAGTAGGCACGGGTAAAACAATGCTTATGGATCTCCTGTATGAATGTGCTCCTggtgataagaagaagagg gttcatTTTAACAAGTTCATGGTCGATGTACATAAACGGATAcacttagaaaagaaaaaaacgaagaagattcATGCGCCTGACCAAGCTCGGTACTTTGAACCTGACGGCACTTACACTATTAGGCACAGGCCAGACGATCCGATACCCCCTGTTGCAAGATCAATTGCCGATGAAGCATGGCTGCTCTGTTTTGATGAATTCCAG GTAACAGACATTGGTGATGCAATGGTTCTGAAGAGACTGTTCACCGAGCTTTTCAACACCGGCATAATTGTTGTGGCAACAAGCAACAGACATCCAGATGACCTTTATAAGAATGGTCTCCAAAGatcacattttcttccttttattcctataTTAAAATCACACTGTGAG GTGATCAACTTAGACTCAGGAATCGATTATCGAACAACAAATCTTCCAGACTCTCAGAAGGTTTTCTTTGTTAAATCTGAGTGTGATGCAGATGCTGAAATTAAACTGTTATTCAAG ATCATGATCTCAGAAGAGACGGACATTGTTCGACCTCGCACCCTAACTTACAGCGGAAGGAATGTTACATTTGAGAAGACATGTGGTGGTGTGTTGAACAGTACTTTTGAAGAATTATGCAATAGA CCACTGGGTGCTGAAGATTACATCCAAATCTGTCATGTTTTCCATACCATCTTCATCCAAGACATTCCCGTTTTGAATCAGCGTTCTAAAGGACAAGCTAGAAGATTTATAACTCTTATTGATACTCTGTATGATTACAAG GTAAGGATTGTGTGCACAAGTGATGTCCCCCACACACAAATCTTCAGGGGTGACGAAGGGCACTCAGAATTCGTGGACAAAGAAAGCCTTTCCCTGATGGATGATTTAGGGCTCAAGGAGAAGAATGCAATGACGAAAACCATCAGCATCTTCACTGGAGAGGAGGAGATGTTTGCCTTTGAGCGCACTGTTTCAAGACTGACACAGATGATGACCAAAAGTTATTGGCAAGAATATTATTCTGAAATGCGTTGA